ATGTGCTTGAGTACGTCGGCGTGATTGCCGGCATGGAAGGCGTGACGGTAGCTGAGCATGAAGACGGTGGTGGCGGGAACGAAAACTGCAGCCGTCCAAGGGACTGTCCCGAGCGGCTGCTGCGGCGCAATGCTAACACCGCTGGCCCCGCAGCCGTCCGATCGAGTGTAAAAACCGCCTTCATCACCAAGGACTTGCCCACGTCGCCGCGGCCGCTTGCTATGATTTCGCCCCCGGGTCACATCGGGCACGAAGAAAACAACGTGAGAGACTGATGAGTATCTATGCCCTGAGAGAGCGCAAGCCCCGTTTCGGCGAAGGGTGCTGGGTCGCGCACAACGCGACCGTCATTGGCCGGGTCGAAGCCGGACGAAACGTAAATATCTGGTACAACGCGGTTATTCGGGGCGACAACGATCCGATCGTGATCGGCGACAACACCAACATCCAGGACGGCTCCATCCTGCACAACGACGACGGCATTCCGCTGACGATCGGCTCGGATGTGACGATCGGCCACATGGTGATGCTGCACGGGTGCACCGTGGGCGACGGCACGCTGATCGGCATCAACGCGGTCGTCCTCAACAACGCGGTCATCGGCAAGCACTGCATCATTGGCGCCAATGCGCTGATTCCGGAAGGCAAGGTCATTCCCGATCGGTCGCTGGTCGTCGGTTCGCCTGGGCGCGTGATCCGGGAACTGAGCGACGACGAAATCGCCGGGATTACCCGCAATGCGGCGCACTACGTCGCCAACGCCCGCCAGTACGAGGAAGAACTCGAGCCGCTGGACGCCGCCGCGGTGTTGGGGCGTTGACCCTGTTCCGGGCGCTGCGAGCGCCGGCGTCATCACAGGTGCTTACACCTCGCCGCCGTCTGGCCGTACGCCTTAGGGTATAAAGCGCCGCATATCGAGAGCCGCCGGTGCCTGTCCTCATGAGAACTGCCCCCTCCCTGCTTGCCATCCTGTTTTACGCAGCGCCGCTGGCCGCCATGGCGGCCGAGCCGGCGCCGGCTGTCGGGCCCGTGATCGAGTTTTCGGTCGATGCGCAACGCCCCGCCCCCAACGATCAGGTCATCGCCATCATGTACGTCGAACAGGCGGGCGCCGATGCGGCGGCGCTTGCTCGCGGGGTGAATCGCGCGGTGACCGCGGCGATGGAAACAGCGCGCGCCCACCCCTCGGTCAAGCTCCAGTCGGCGGGCACCAGCACGTGGCCCAACTACGGAAAGGGGAGTGGGACCCGTATCGAGGGCTGGCGCATGCGCTCCGAACTGCGCCTCGAAAGCCGCGATGTCGCCGCGATGTCGGAACTGATCGGGAAGCTGCAGAGTAATCTCGGCCTGGCCCAGGTCACCCTGCAGCCGGCGCCCGACACCCGTCGCGCGGCGGCCGATGAGGCCACGATCGACGCGATCCGTGCGTTCGAACGCAAGGCCGGCGTCGTGGCATCGGCGCTCGGCAAACGCTACCGGATTCGCCAGCTCAACCTCGGCGAGTCGGGCGCTCCGCCCGCGTACGCGCGCATGCGCATGTCCGCCGCCATGGCTGAAGCGGCCCCGGCGCCGCTAGAGGGCGGCGAAAGCCTTGTCAGCGTGACTGCGTCCGGCAGCATCGAACTGA
Above is a window of Azoarcus olearius DNA encoding:
- a CDS encoding gamma carbonic anhydrase family protein gives rise to the protein MSIYALRERKPRFGEGCWVAHNATVIGRVEAGRNVNIWYNAVIRGDNDPIVIGDNTNIQDGSILHNDDGIPLTIGSDVTIGHMVMLHGCTVGDGTLIGINAVVLNNAVIGKHCIIGANALIPEGKVIPDRSLVVGSPGRVIRELSDDEIAGITRNAAHYVANARQYEEELEPLDAAAVLGR
- a CDS encoding SIMPL domain-containing protein (The SIMPL domain is named for its presence in mouse protein SIMPL (signalling molecule that associates with mouse pelle-like kinase). Bacterial member BP26, from Brucella, was shown to assemble into a channel-like structure, while YggE from E. coli has been associated with resistance to oxidative stress.), whose translation is MRTAPSLLAILFYAAPLAAMAAEPAPAVGPVIEFSVDAQRPAPNDQVIAIMYVEQAGADAAALARGVNRAVTAAMETARAHPSVKLQSAGTSTWPNYGKGSGTRIEGWRMRSELRLESRDVAAMSELIGKLQSNLGLAQVTLQPAPDTRRAAADEATIDAIRAFERKAGVVASALGKRYRIRQLNLGESGAPPAYARMRMSAAMAEAAPAPLEGGESLVSVTASGSIELTD